The following are from one region of the Chloroflexota bacterium genome:
- a CDS encoding cytochrome C yields MNEAHQPSKKRRRLIPFLQRGQAAGIRQARRLRIPSRFTVDLTRPEHRRNLFLGFVALILVGFAFLFSGYEVYHYTESSEFCGTVCHPMVSQFARYQRSPHANVECAKCHIGPGASFFIKSKIDGLKQVYAVLANTYSRPIKSPVHDLRPARETCEECHTPTLFKDNIIKTILHYDNDEANTPVQSTLILKMGGYQESTGISQGIHWHITNPVYYIASDEQRQVILWVGVEQKDGTMKEYFARDVLLMAQTSFVEEARKKGLVREMDCIDCHNRTAHYIPTPEEMVDEAISTGRIPADLPYIRAKAVEVLKPLYSSLNEAYEAIDGLMDFYRVGYPAVYTNRRKDIESALAELKRIYAQTNFPEIGLNWQTNPNNERHTPFPGCFRCHDGKHVSTDESGKAIDTIAVKCNLCHTVPIVSRGSDLLVEAPVIVGPIPDSHSDFRWTVEHRSISPAQQAECYVCHGQAFCNNKACHNLSHPPDMLFTHADEYRRRGDQVCYTCHQNILCSRCHPGGIVENP; encoded by the coding sequence ATGAACGAAGCCCACCAACCATCGAAGAAAAGACGACGCCTGATCCCATTCCTCCAGAGAGGACAAGCGGCCGGCATTCGACAGGCTCGTCGATTGAGGATCCCATCCCGCTTCACCGTTGATCTCACACGACCCGAACACCGACGCAACCTGTTCCTGGGATTCGTCGCTCTCATCCTGGTGGGCTTCGCCTTCCTCTTCAGCGGCTACGAGGTGTACCACTACACGGAAAGCTCCGAATTTTGCGGCACCGTCTGTCACCCAATGGTCTCGCAATTCGCCCGCTATCAGCGCTCCCCGCACGCCAACGTGGAATGCGCCAAGTGCCATATCGGCCCGGGAGCCTCGTTCTTCATCAAGTCCAAGATCGATGGGCTCAAACAGGTCTATGCCGTGCTCGCCAACACATACAGCCGCCCCATCAAGAGCCCGGTCCATGACCTGCGACCGGCGCGTGAGACGTGCGAGGAATGCCACACGCCTACGCTATTCAAAGACAACATCATCAAAACCATCCTGCATTACGATAACGACGAGGCAAACACCCCCGTGCAATCCACCTTGATCCTGAAGATGGGCGGATACCAGGAGAGCACGGGCATCAGCCAGGGGATTCACTGGCACATCACCAACCCGGTTTATTACATCGCCTCCGATGAACAACGCCAGGTGATCTTGTGGGTGGGTGTGGAACAGAAAGATGGAACGATGAAGGAGTACTTCGCCCGGGATGTGCTCCTCATGGCTCAGACCTCCTTTGTGGAGGAGGCGAGGAAGAAGGGGCTGGTGCGTGAGATGGACTGCATCGATTGCCACAACCGCACGGCGCACTACATCCCCACGCCAGAGGAGATGGTGGACGAAGCCATCAGCACAGGGCGCATACCAGCGGACCTGCCTTACATCCGGGCAAAGGCGGTGGAGGTCCTGAAGCCGCTCTACTCCAGCCTGAACGAGGCCTATGAGGCCATCGACGGATTGATGGACTTCTATCGGGTGGGCTATCCGGCGGTCTACACCAATCGCCGCAAGGACATTGAGTCCGCCCTCGCCGAGCTGAAGCGGATCTACGCGCAGACGAACTTCCCAGAGATCGGGCTAAACTGGCAGACCAACCCCAACAACGAGCGACACACGCCGTTTCCCGGCTGCTTCCGCTGCCATGATGGGAAGCACGTGAGCACGGATGAGTCGGGTAAGGCCATCGATACGATCGCCGTCAAATGCAATTTGTGTCATACCGTTCCCATCGTCAGTCGCGGCAGCGACCTGCTCGTAGAAGCGCCCGTCATCGTCGGGCCGATTCCGGACTCCCACTCCGATTTCCGCTGGACAGTGGAGCACCGCTCCATATCCCCGGCGCAACAGGCGGAGTGCTACGTCTGCCACGGGCAGGCCTTCTGCAATAACAAAGCGTGCCATAACCTCTCCCACCCGCCGGACATGCTGTTTACTCACGCGGATGAATACCGCAGGCGGGGGGATCAGGTTTGCTATACCTGTCATCAGAACATCCTGTGCAGCCGTTGCCACCCAGGAGGGATCGTCGAGAACCCGTAA